From Dethiosulfovibrio salsuginis, a single genomic window includes:
- the dnaE gene encoding DNA polymerase III subunit alpha, whose translation MSSDKNFVHLHLHTEYSLLDGAIRCKEVAQRAAKWGMPAVGISDHGVMYGVVEFYQACKDAGVKPIIGCELYVATGGISDRSRENTMSHLLLIAETNRGYHNLVKLVSIANTDGFYYKPRVDHALLAKYSEGIIACSACLGGEIPQLILQGDRKKALERAVMYRDIFGKDNFFLEIQNNSIPQQAIVNKTLIEIAREEGFPLVATNDAHYMDEEDYDWHEILLCIGTNSTMDDPKRLSFETNDFYFRSAREMWEFFGDDAPDALENTLKIAERCDVTFELGTRDYHLPKFDIPEGETLETALEKAAFAGLEERLKGEPIPEDYVKRLEYEISVINQMGFPGYFLIIADVIQACKDRGIPIGPGRGSAAGSLVAYAMKITELDPIKYGLIFERFLNPERVTMPDIDTDVSDKGREELLKYVVEKYGVENVSQIITFGRMKTKAAIKDVGRAMGIAYAEVDKVAKLVPDGVKSIEDAISLTPELKGIRDSDHKMRTLLESASKIEGLARHCSQHAAGVVITPMPLTDLVPVRKIGENQVVTQFSMDPVERLGLVKMDFLGLQTLSILEEALENIKANGKPVPDINDLPMDDEATYKMLQNGDTLGVFQLESPGMRRLLKKMLPDCFEDLIAVLALYRPGPLESGMVDQYVECKHGRSTAHYFHPVLEDVLRETYGVILYQEQVMKCASSLAGYTLGGADLLRRAMGKKKVEVMNEQRAIFLEGAASQGVDRSKADEIFDIIQKFAGYGFNKSHSAAYALISYQTAYLKAHFDREFMAAYLTSQIGAKKDVMAAYVREVRKAGIPVLPPDINESRSAFTAAGPVIRFGLGAVGKVGGNAVEAIVRAREEGGFFSSLWDFLDRVDIHCINKGVMENLIKSGAFDSISSNRKQLMESFPSMMDYALKKNCDGDQCSLFGEGEVGVPEMVEVDDYDLQEKLEMEKESIGMYISGHPFERYQSQASPYVNCTISDLEHWRSDRVLPCFAGLLVGVSEKYTKRGDPMGILRFEDCDGEIEVVCFPKPREGKPWLDVKPSLLSGKPYIIRGAVQDRGGVNILANDIAPLDGDLEKKHRYVEISLREEAFREGVFRDFMRVLKGHPGNSSVLLKLEGDHERALVALEDVKVRPGKALKVGLEGLLSDMVSLRC comes from the coding sequence TTGAGTAGCGATAAAAATTTTGTACACCTTCATCTCCACACCGAGTATAGCCTGCTAGACGGGGCAATTAGGTGCAAGGAGGTCGCTCAGAGGGCGGCAAAATGGGGGATGCCGGCGGTCGGTATATCGGACCACGGGGTCATGTATGGAGTGGTCGAATTCTATCAAGCCTGCAAAGACGCAGGAGTCAAGCCTATAATAGGGTGCGAGCTTTACGTGGCTACCGGAGGAATTAGCGACAGAAGCAGGGAAAACACTATGAGCCACCTCCTGCTTATAGCCGAGACGAATAGGGGATATCACAATCTAGTTAAGCTCGTCTCCATAGCTAATACCGACGGTTTTTACTACAAGCCCAGGGTGGATCACGCCCTTTTAGCGAAATACAGCGAGGGAATTATAGCCTGTTCCGCCTGTCTAGGTGGGGAGATCCCCCAGCTTATCCTCCAGGGAGACAGAAAAAAAGCCCTTGAAAGGGCGGTTATGTACCGAGATATTTTCGGGAAGGACAATTTTTTTCTGGAGATACAGAACAACTCGATACCTCAACAGGCCATAGTAAACAAGACCCTTATAGAGATAGCCAGGGAAGAGGGGTTCCCTCTTGTAGCTACCAACGATGCCCACTACATGGACGAGGAAGACTACGACTGGCACGAGATACTGCTCTGTATCGGTACAAACTCCACTATGGACGACCCTAAGAGGTTATCCTTCGAGACCAACGATTTTTATTTTCGTTCCGCCAGGGAAATGTGGGAGTTCTTCGGAGACGACGCTCCCGACGCTCTTGAGAATACCCTGAAAATAGCGGAAAGATGCGATGTAACCTTTGAACTAGGGACCAGAGACTACCACCTTCCAAAGTTCGACATTCCAGAGGGAGAGACCCTCGAGACCGCTCTGGAGAAGGCGGCCTTCGCAGGGCTAGAGGAGAGGCTTAAAGGAGAGCCTATCCCGGAGGATTACGTTAAGAGGCTTGAGTACGAGATTTCGGTCATAAATCAGATGGGTTTCCCGGGGTATTTTCTGATTATAGCCGACGTCATTCAGGCCTGTAAGGATAGAGGTATCCCTATAGGACCGGGACGAGGCTCCGCCGCAGGTTCTTTGGTCGCCTACGCTATGAAGATAACCGAGTTGGACCCTATCAAGTACGGTCTTATTTTTGAGAGATTTTTGAACCCCGAAAGGGTAACCATGCCCGATATCGACACCGACGTCTCCGATAAAGGCCGAGAGGAGCTTCTCAAATACGTGGTCGAAAAATACGGAGTTGAGAACGTATCTCAGATAATCACCTTTGGAAGGATGAAGACTAAGGCCGCCATAAAAGACGTCGGAAGAGCCATGGGAATAGCTTATGCGGAGGTAGATAAGGTCGCCAAACTGGTTCCTGACGGGGTAAAATCCATAGAGGACGCAATTTCCTTAACCCCGGAACTTAAGGGTATCAGGGACAGCGATCACAAAATGAGAACCCTCCTTGAAAGTGCCTCCAAGATAGAGGGCTTGGCCCGGCATTGCTCCCAACACGCCGCAGGGGTGGTAATAACCCCTATGCCTCTGACCGACCTTGTTCCGGTGAGAAAGATAGGGGAAAATCAGGTGGTTACCCAGTTTTCCATGGATCCTGTTGAGAGGCTCGGTCTGGTAAAGATGGATTTCTTAGGCCTTCAGACTCTGTCTATACTGGAGGAGGCTCTGGAGAACATCAAGGCAAACGGTAAACCTGTGCCGGATATAAACGATCTTCCTATGGACGACGAGGCCACCTATAAAATGCTCCAAAACGGCGATACTTTAGGGGTTTTCCAGTTGGAATCTCCCGGTATGAGGCGACTTCTAAAGAAGATGCTTCCCGACTGTTTCGAGGACCTTATCGCCGTTCTCGCCCTGTACCGCCCTGGTCCCCTTGAGAGCGGTATGGTCGACCAGTACGTCGAATGCAAACACGGCAGATCCACCGCTCATTACTTTCACCCTGTACTGGAAGACGTCCTTAGGGAGACCTACGGTGTAATCCTCTATCAGGAACAGGTCATGAAGTGTGCCTCCTCCTTAGCGGGCTATACCCTTGGAGGGGCCGACCTTCTCCGAAGGGCGATGGGCAAGAAAAAGGTCGAGGTAATGAACGAGCAGAGGGCCATTTTTCTGGAAGGTGCTGCCTCTCAGGGAGTGGATCGTTCTAAGGCCGATGAGATATTTGACATCATACAGAAGTTCGCCGGTTACGGTTTTAACAAATCTCACAGTGCGGCCTACGCCCTTATAAGCTACCAGACCGCCTACCTCAAGGCCCACTTCGATCGAGAGTTTATGGCTGCCTATCTCACCAGCCAGATAGGCGCTAAAAAAGACGTTATGGCGGCTTATGTGCGGGAGGTCAGAAAAGCTGGGATCCCGGTGCTACCGCCGGATATAAACGAATCTCGATCTGCTTTCACCGCCGCAGGTCCGGTCATAAGGTTCGGTCTTGGGGCTGTAGGAAAGGTAGGAGGAAATGCAGTAGAGGCGATAGTCCGGGCCAGAGAGGAAGGCGGCTTCTTCTCCAGCCTCTGGGATTTTCTCGACAGGGTGGACATTCACTGCATAAACAAAGGTGTAATGGAAAACCTCATAAAATCAGGTGCCTTTGACTCGATCAGTTCTAACAGAAAACAGCTGATGGAATCCTTCCCCTCCATGATGGACTACGCCTTAAAGAAAAACTGTGACGGAGATCAATGCTCTCTCTTTGGGGAGGGGGAGGTCGGAGTGCCGGAGATGGTGGAGGTTGACGACTACGATCTTCAGGAGAAACTGGAGATGGAGAAAGAATCTATCGGGATGTATATCTCAGGTCATCCCTTTGAGCGCTATCAATCCCAGGCGTCTCCCTACGTCAACTGCACTATTTCCGATCTCGAGCACTGGAGGAGCGATAGAGTTTTGCCCTGTTTTGCCGGTCTTCTGGTGGGAGTTTCGGAGAAGTACACCAAGCGAGGTGACCCTATGGGGATTTTGAGGTTCGAGGACTGTGACGGAGAGATAGAGGTGGTCTGTTTTCCTAAGCCCAGAGAGGGAAAGCCCTGGCTTGACGTAAAGCCGTCTCTCCTATCGGGCAAGCCCTATATCATCAGAGGCGCGGTACAGGACAGAGGCGGGGTCAACATACTGGCCAACGATATAGCCCCTCTCGACGGAGATCTCGAAAAAAAGCACCGATACGTGGAGATATCCCTCAGGGAAGAGGCCTTCCGTGAAGGGGTTTTCCGTGATTTCATGAGGGTGCTCAAGGGGCACCCTGGGAACAGCTCCGTCCTTCTCAAACTTGAAGGAGATCACGAAAGGGCGTTGGTAGCTCTGGAGGACGTCAAGGTAAGGCCGGGAAAGGCGCTCAAGGTTGGCCTGGAGGGGTTGCTTTCCGATATGGTGTCTCTAAGGTGTTGA
- the fliS gene encoding flagellar export chaperone FliS, translated as MEQKNQDAQLAYQMTRIRTASREQLLLITYDIAIRFCLTAENSLGKSDLEETHVSLIKAQNAVRELSVSLNPEVGGEVVENLKGLYDFMHRSLVEANVEKKPEKIAMVRSMLEELRDTWKEAGEKLRKEALAESDPEPVGAGGGVSFAG; from the coding sequence ATGGAACAGAAAAATCAGGACGCACAGCTTGCCTATCAGATGACGAGGATAAGAACCGCTTCAAGGGAGCAGCTTCTCTTAATAACCTACGATATAGCCATAAGGTTTTGTCTCACTGCGGAGAACTCTCTAGGTAAGTCCGACCTGGAGGAGACCCATGTTTCACTGATCAAGGCCCAAAATGCCGTTAGAGAGCTGTCGGTCTCCCTCAACCCCGAGGTAGGCGGCGAAGTAGTCGAGAACCTTAAAGGCCTGTACGATTTTATGCACAGAAGCCTGGTAGAGGCTAACGTGGAGAAAAAACCGGAAAAGATAGCTATGGTTAGATCTATGCTGGAAGAGCTGAGAGACACCTGGAAAGAGGCAGGTGAAAAACTCCGAAAGGAAGCCCTAGCTGAATCGGACCCCGAGCCCGTCGGCGCAGGGGGAGGGGTGAGCTTTGCGGGATAA
- the flgN gene encoding flagellar export chaperone FlgN, protein MRDKVRLKVSELLSSELELYRELEAQVDLEIKAIDSDDMDLLLEILQNKQSIISRQEMLMEKWADVSRDLGVSQGREEPVFWRALASVVGDEGYEDLKEKVRLLQDIVSSTLKSEELAQSNMGAKVSELRKRMSRVADGKKAVRGYMGSI, encoded by the coding sequence TTGCGGGATAAGGTCAGGCTAAAGGTCTCTGAGCTTCTTTCATCGGAACTCGAGCTTTATCGAGAGCTCGAAGCCCAGGTAGATCTGGAGATCAAGGCCATTGATTCCGACGATATGGATCTGCTGCTGGAGATACTCCAGAATAAGCAATCGATAATATCCCGACAGGAAATGCTCATGGAAAAGTGGGCCGACGTATCGAGAGACCTAGGTGTCTCTCAGGGTAGAGAGGAGCCGGTTTTCTGGAGGGCTCTGGCGTCTGTGGTAGGGGATGAGGGGTACGAAGACCTAAAGGAAAAGGTCAGACTTCTTCAGGATATCGTTAGCTCCACCTTGAAGTCGGAGGAACTGGCCCAAAGCAATATGGGAGCCAAGGTCTCGGAACTGCGAAAGAGAATGTCCCGCGTAGCGGACGGCAAAAAGGCGGTCAGAGGCTATATGGGCAGTATCTAG
- the dnaX gene encoding DNA polymerase III subunit gamma/tau, with translation MYLSLYRRYRPQSFGDVTGQDRAVSVISQAVKKGNVGHAYLFSGPRGCGKTTVARIFAKAVNCENPSEDGEPCNVCKSCVSITEGNCLDVVEIDGASNNRVDEIRDLKSHVGLASFSCPWKVYIVDEVHMLSIGAFNALLKTLEEPPESVLFILATTEPFKVPVTIRSRCQHIPFHSIAMEDMVERIRLVATSEGLDCQDEAVWEIARQADGGLRDGLSLLEQAMALSKGELSLASVEKLTGGGSHGELCRWVKGFSPEMGSESLVALDDMFLRGASVERVLSGLYRIFRDLWIVSRWGDKGLGALNPSPWEKDFIKETVSRWDEGFFRNMMDLCGSLIPQCRRGLRKDVFSGMMVSAMIPSSPQRKVPTAEVPKVDDKKDVHTKPEVLPVSVPVADPEWDPSKTPPLFSHFGDIPHIVSALAFCSISRENSIYTVNVPDDRPYSFEMLSGDRTAYMLQSALADEGWEGALSLVWRDRVRNFPSLSSINSPDLPVSTVDDQNSDGAPHEEGSEEEGPIQEERGVLRALKMVRSQVSGEVLYFRKDEEADREDDVEVE, from the coding sequence ATGTATCTTTCCCTTTATCGTAGATATAGACCTCAGTCCTTCGGGGACGTTACGGGACAGGATAGAGCGGTGTCGGTCATAAGTCAGGCCGTTAAAAAGGGAAACGTAGGACACGCCTATCTTTTTTCCGGTCCCCGAGGATGTGGGAAAACCACCGTTGCCAGGATATTCGCAAAGGCGGTAAACTGCGAGAATCCCTCGGAGGACGGGGAGCCATGCAATGTATGTAAATCCTGTGTGAGCATAACCGAAGGCAACTGCCTGGACGTCGTGGAGATAGACGGTGCATCCAACAACCGTGTGGACGAGATCAGAGATTTAAAGAGCCACGTAGGGTTAGCCTCCTTCTCCTGCCCCTGGAAGGTATATATAGTGGACGAAGTCCATATGCTGTCCATCGGTGCCTTTAACGCCCTTCTCAAAACCCTGGAGGAGCCTCCAGAATCGGTTCTGTTCATACTCGCCACTACCGAACCCTTTAAGGTCCCTGTTACCATAAGATCTAGGTGTCAACACATCCCTTTTCACTCTATCGCCATGGAGGATATGGTCGAGAGGATAAGGCTTGTCGCTACCTCCGAGGGCCTCGACTGTCAGGATGAAGCGGTCTGGGAGATCGCAAGACAGGCCGACGGTGGGCTCAGAGACGGTCTCTCTCTTCTGGAGCAGGCGATGGCCCTTTCGAAAGGAGAGCTTTCTCTCGCTTCGGTAGAGAAACTTACCGGAGGGGGAAGTCACGGAGAGCTATGTCGCTGGGTGAAAGGCTTTTCTCCAGAGATGGGCTCCGAGTCTCTTGTGGCCTTAGACGATATGTTTCTTAGGGGGGCGTCGGTGGAGAGGGTCCTGTCGGGCCTCTATCGCATATTCAGAGATCTGTGGATAGTCTCCCGGTGGGGCGATAAAGGTCTCGGTGCCCTTAATCCCTCCCCTTGGGAGAAGGATTTTATAAAAGAGACCGTTTCCCGATGGGACGAGGGCTTTTTTCGGAATATGATGGACCTGTGTGGATCTCTTATACCTCAGTGCAGACGGGGGCTTAGAAAAGACGTGTTTTCCGGTATGATGGTCTCCGCTATGATCCCGTCATCCCCTCAGCGGAAGGTTCCAACGGCGGAAGTACCGAAGGTCGACGATAAAAAGGATGTACATACCAAACCTGAGGTCCTTCCTGTCTCCGTTCCTGTTGCCGATCCTGAATGGGATCCCTCGAAAACTCCGCCTTTATTTTCTCACTTTGGGGACATCCCTCACATAGTATCGGCCTTGGCCTTTTGTTCCATAAGCAGGGAGAACTCCATATATACGGTTAATGTCCCCGACGATAGGCCCTACAGTTTCGAGATGCTATCGGGGGATAGAACCGCCTATATGCTACAGTCCGCTTTGGCCGATGAGGGCTGGGAGGGGGCTCTGTCCCTGGTATGGAGGGATCGGGTTAGGAACTTTCCCTCTCTGTCATCCATAAACTCCCCCGATCTTCCCGTCTCCACCGTTGACGATCAAAATAGTGACGGAGCTCCTCATGAGGAGGGCTCGGAGGAAGAAGGTCCTATTCAGGAGGAAAGAGGGGTGCTGAGGGCCCTGAAGATGGTCAGATCCCAGGTCTCTGGAGAGGTGCTGTATTTCCGAAAGGACGAGGAAGCCGATAGGGAGGATGATGTAGAAGTTGAGTAG
- a CDS encoding M48 family metalloprotease translates to MIIMRFKKMAVSAIFLLFVIFCSPSWGDELSREIALGNKVASQIESNWPIVSDPVKVARVEMVFNRLLPYVSRPLPYEVKIVDLEMINAFCIPGGRIYVTTGLLNFVRSDGELAAILGHELAHADKNHVMIQAERSKKLSLASLAIIIASQGQAAAAMMAGIAQIAITNGYSRDLEREADLLGVSMVWKAGYPPAAYLTVMEGLAEDQMKRPYTDPGIFMSHPRIQERIEFIRQVIKDNRWPLSRKKALKSLIPSVEEDNGRVYLSLDGNIIWTSSDPESSELFYGISEALERHLELETSPHDLQVVQVGGAETLVLSGRKVAQEPLPNGLSLMVLRDNIVQALTEAKRKNPVAEYLN, encoded by the coding sequence ATGATTATTATGAGATTCAAAAAAATGGCTGTTTCAGCCATTTTTTTGTTATTTGTGATTTTTTGTTCTCCCTCCTGGGGGGACGAGCTATCCAGGGAGATTGCCCTAGGAAATAAGGTGGCCTCTCAGATAGAGTCAAACTGGCCTATTGTCTCCGATCCTGTGAAGGTGGCCAGGGTGGAGATGGTCTTTAACCGTCTGCTGCCCTACGTCTCCCGGCCTCTCCCCTATGAGGTCAAGATAGTGGATCTGGAGATGATAAACGCTTTCTGTATCCCTGGAGGGAGAATATACGTCACCACCGGGCTTTTGAACTTCGTCAGGAGCGACGGAGAGCTGGCGGCTATTTTAGGCCACGAGCTTGCCCACGCCGATAAAAACCACGTTATGATCCAGGCGGAGAGGTCGAAGAAGCTCTCTCTCGCCAGTTTAGCCATTATAATAGCCTCCCAGGGACAGGCGGCAGCGGCGATGATGGCGGGAATAGCCCAGATCGCCATAACCAACGGATACAGCAGAGATCTGGAGAGAGAGGCGGACCTCCTAGGGGTTAGCATGGTCTGGAAGGCGGGATATCCCCCGGCGGCCTATTTGACGGTTATGGAGGGCCTTGCGGAGGATCAGATGAAAAGACCTTATACCGATCCAGGAATCTTTATGAGTCACCCCAGAATACAGGAGAGGATAGAGTTTATAAGGCAGGTCATAAAGGACAACCGCTGGCCTCTGAGCAGGAAAAAGGCCCTTAAGTCGCTTATACCGTCGGTGGAGGAGGACAACGGAAGGGTTTATCTGAGTCTGGACGGGAATATAATATGGACCTCCTCCGATCCTGAGTCTTCGGAGCTGTTTTACGGGATTTCCGAGGCGCTAGAGCGACATCTTGAATTGGAGACCTCTCCTCACGATCTTCAGGTAGTACAGGTAGGGGGGGCGGAAACCCTGGTGCTTTCGGGCCGTAAGGTGGCACAGGAACCTCTCCCCAATGGACTATCTCTGATGGTTTTGAGGGATAATATAGTGCAGGCCTTGACGGAGGCGAAGAGAAAAAACCCCGTCGCAGAGTATCTCAACTAA
- the pyk gene encoding pyruvate kinase, with protein MNRRKVKIICTLGPASSDRDVLGAMIGAGMTVARLNFSHGTHEGHLQTLNMVRGLSNVYGDPVPVMLDTKGPEIRTGLVEGGSVEMIQGETFSLRLSDETPGNSSEVWVTYPLLGKEVKLGQDIYIDDGTIHLKIDAIEEDRVVCKIVVGGTLGNRKGINVPGANFSFSAMSDKDREDILWGVKNDVDFVAVSFVRDRNDVLAVRKVIEDAGGGIKIIAKIETRQGVENIHEIAEVVDGMMIARGDLGVEIATEEVPLVQKRIIDICRSQGKPVIVATQMLDSMIRNPRPTRAEASDVANAVLDGADVLMLSGETAAGKYPIESVETMSRIIAKAEEQLKRWQRPFVVPSVPKSVPDAVSMAAVEIAAKTEAKAILSLTRSGITARMVSKYRPECPVIATTPSEKTQKELSLSWGVIPIFKGNEGSEDQAIEGAVGEAMKKGLLSEGDMVVITAGMPLDLPGTTNMVRVHTIGRMVVRGLGVIPKIIAGKVFCATGPEEAMSMPDGAILVTPSTDRDYLPALKRAGALITEEGGLTSPSAIFSLELGLPCIVNAVGCTGIMKTGSVVTVDSGKGFVYEGTVNVGG; from the coding sequence ATGAATCGCAGGAAGGTAAAGATAATATGTACCCTAGGGCCTGCTAGTTCCGATCGAGATGTATTAGGGGCCATGATAGGTGCCGGTATGACCGTAGCCAGGCTTAATTTCAGCCATGGAACCCACGAGGGACATCTTCAGACTTTGAACATGGTCAGAGGGTTATCGAATGTTTACGGTGACCCGGTGCCGGTGATGCTGGATACCAAGGGGCCGGAGATACGAACTGGCCTGGTTGAAGGCGGATCGGTCGAGATGATTCAGGGAGAGACTTTCTCCCTCCGGCTGTCCGACGAAACCCCAGGGAATAGCTCTGAGGTATGGGTGACCTATCCTCTTTTAGGCAAAGAGGTAAAGCTAGGACAGGATATATATATCGACGACGGCACGATTCACCTGAAGATAGACGCCATAGAGGAGGACAGAGTTGTCTGTAAAATAGTGGTTGGAGGGACTCTGGGCAACAGGAAGGGAATCAACGTGCCTGGGGCTAATTTCTCCTTTTCCGCTATGTCCGATAAGGATCGGGAGGATATCCTGTGGGGCGTCAAGAACGACGTGGACTTTGTGGCGGTGTCTTTCGTAAGGGACAGAAACGATGTTCTCGCCGTGAGAAAGGTCATAGAGGACGCCGGTGGAGGGATCAAGATTATAGCCAAAATTGAGACCCGCCAGGGAGTCGAAAATATACACGAAATAGCCGAGGTAGTGGACGGAATGATGATAGCCAGAGGTGATCTTGGGGTCGAAATTGCCACCGAGGAGGTCCCTCTGGTTCAAAAGCGTATTATCGATATATGCCGATCCCAGGGGAAACCGGTTATAGTCGCTACCCAGATGCTCGACTCTATGATACGCAACCCCAGACCGACCAGGGCGGAGGCCAGCGACGTCGCCAACGCCGTTTTGGACGGTGCCGACGTCCTCATGCTCTCCGGTGAGACCGCAGCGGGCAAATACCCTATCGAGTCGGTGGAGACCATGAGCCGCATTATCGCAAAAGCGGAGGAACAGCTCAAAAGGTGGCAGAGACCTTTCGTCGTCCCATCGGTTCCTAAGAGCGTCCCCGATGCGGTGAGTATGGCCGCTGTGGAGATCGCCGCTAAAACCGAGGCAAAGGCCATACTTTCCCTTACCAGGAGCGGTATAACCGCCAGGATGGTCAGTAAATATCGACCTGAATGCCCTGTTATAGCCACCACTCCATCGGAGAAGACCCAAAAGGAACTCTCCCTCAGTTGGGGCGTGATCCCTATCTTCAAAGGCAACGAGGGGTCGGAGGATCAGGCTATAGAGGGTGCGGTCGGTGAAGCTATGAAAAAAGGTCTCCTATCCGAAGGGGATATGGTAGTCATAACCGCCGGAATGCCTCTGGATTTGCCTGGAACCACCAACATGGTGCGGGTTCACACCATAGGCCGTATGGTTGTCAGAGGGCTAGGGGTTATCCCAAAGATAATCGCGGGGAAGGTCTTCTGTGCCACTGGCCCGGAGGAAGCTATGTCCATGCCCGATGGAGCCATACTGGTTACCCCCTCTACCGACAGAGATTATCTTCCTGCCCTAAAGAGGGCGGGGGCCCTCATAACCGAGGAGGGAGGGCTGACCTCTCCATCGGCTATATTCTCACTGGAGTTAGGTCTTCCGTGTATAGTAAACGCCGTTGGCTGTACTGGAATTATGAAGACCGGTTCGGTGGTAACCGTTGACAGCGGCAAGGGGTTTGTCTATGAAGGAACGGTCAACGTTGGAGGTTAG